Proteins encoded by one window of Hymenobacter sp. J193:
- a CDS encoding glycoside hydrolase family 26 protein — MHSVVRTTLLFLHLTLLASCAAQAPRVLPYLQQISGQQTLSGQHNKEPTAEPTKWTDYVHRVTGKYPALWSGDFLFAQSDIDHRWDMIKEAERQYQQGAVVNLMWHACPPTTGEPCGWDPGLLNQLLTDAQWTELITDGTPLNKAWKLRMDDVARYLQYLKDKKVEVLFRPLHEMNQGKFWWGGRPGPNGTARLYQITHDYLRNTKGLTNLIWVWDMQDMSRDFAAYNPGPQYWDVFAFDVYDQGFDKSWYDYILPIVGDKPMAIGECAKLPTPEVLAQQPRWTFFMAWAELVQENNAEDTIKRLYSDPRVLTRDELPKR; from the coding sequence ATGCATTCTGTTGTTCGCACTACGCTTCTTTTTCTGCATCTGACCCTACTGGCCAGCTGCGCGGCCCAGGCCCCGCGGGTGCTGCCCTACTTGCAGCAGATTTCCGGCCAGCAGACGCTTTCGGGCCAGCACAACAAGGAGCCCACCGCCGAGCCCACCAAGTGGACCGACTACGTGCACCGCGTGACGGGCAAGTACCCCGCGCTCTGGAGCGGGGACTTCCTGTTTGCCCAGAGCGACATCGACCACCGCTGGGACATGATCAAGGAAGCCGAGCGCCAGTACCAGCAGGGGGCCGTGGTGAACCTGATGTGGCACGCCTGCCCGCCCACCACCGGGGAGCCCTGCGGCTGGGACCCCGGCCTGCTCAACCAGCTGCTTACCGATGCCCAGTGGACGGAGCTCATTACCGACGGCACGCCTCTGAACAAGGCCTGGAAGCTGCGCATGGACGACGTGGCCCGCTACCTGCAGTACCTCAAGGACAAGAAGGTGGAGGTGCTCTTCCGCCCCCTGCACGAAATGAACCAGGGCAAGTTCTGGTGGGGCGGCCGCCCCGGCCCCAACGGCACGGCCCGCCTCTACCAGATTACCCACGACTACCTGCGCAACACCAAGGGCCTGACCAACCTCATCTGGGTCTGGGATATGCAGGACATGAGCCGGGACTTCGCCGCCTATAACCCCGGCCCCCAGTACTGGGACGTGTTTGCCTTCGACGTGTACGACCAGGGCTTCGACAAATCCTGGTACGACTACATCCTGCCCATCGTGGGCGACAAGCCCATGGCTATTGGGGAGTGCGCCAAGCTGCCCACCCCGGAAGTGCTGGCCCAGCAGCCCCGCTGGACGTTCTTTATGGCCTGGGCCGAGCTGGTGCAGGAAAACAACGCTGAGGACACCATCAAGCGCCTCTACAGCGACCCGCGCGTGCTCACTCGCGACGAACTGCCGAAACGATAG